The genomic region ccaacctggccttggacactgccagggatggggcagccacagcttctaattttctttccaCCATTGTTGTTTCACATCTATTTTTACAACATTTAGAGCTTTAAACTGTAATTAAtatgtaaattatttaaatcagGGAATGAcagtaaaagcctttcaaaTGAATGCACCAAGAGAAACTCTAGAAGTAACAAACTGTTCTAATCCAACAAAGTTTTTTAAACAACCACCTACCTTGGAAGATTTCTTGTTCTCTGCCTCTTTCCTGCTGACTTTCTGGGATTTTCTAGTTAAATCTTCAATGAGAATAGCAGAGGAAAATGTAGAATCAGTTTTACAGAGTGTTATTTTGATGAGATAATCCTATTTTTTTGTGAGAGGAGGCAAATAACCTATACTGCCACCTCATTGCTGCATGTTTTGCAGTGATGTTCATCTCAATTCAGAGTGTCTGaactctgtcactgctgcttgTGTGAAGCAGAAGAGCAACTGATATTTGTATTTTACAAAGGATTTTTTACACATTGTTTGGTAGATGCAAACAATgaattatttcagagaaataaaattaaaagtctCTGTGAAAAAGATTGGGGTGCTCATGCATAGTAGTCACATaaacaaaaataggaaaaatctTTAGAATTCCACAATTTCTTCTGTTAAAATGTTGTGCTACATGCATAATTTTGGAAGGAATTAACAAGTGTACACTGCTTTCCTCATGCAAAAACTCTGCTGATTTGGCACATCCTCTGCATCTGTGATGCCACCTTTCATTCTGCAGTTCTTTGTTCCTTCTCCCCCCACAATCTCATTTTACATAACGTTACTTGCAAAGGTCATTCATTCTCGTGCCTGTAACATTGCTCCCTCTATATACTTGTCACCAAATCTAATTTTAGATATTTATAACTGTGTAAATTCCATTACTTGTTTTGGGGCTTGTTTTGGGCTCTAACACAGCAAGAGTGCTCACTTCCAGCTCACCAAGCTATTGTGGTATTTTTGATACCTTTATTCTGGGTGTGTGAGTTCTGTAATAAGCACTACTTGTATGTAGTGGATgattgaattaaaaaatatccaTATCCCCACTGGTGAATGGTGTCTCCTTATCTATTCCAAGATCTTCtatcaatatatttttaaatattttctaattgcTAGTATTTACTGAATTGCAGAATgaagaacaaatattttgagctggtttggggggggtttcatttgtttttcttgtatCATTATAAGTTAGGGTTATGCATCTCTAAGAAGCAGTGGGGAGAAATATGTCACAGCTCAGCCCATCTGCCATGTCAAAAGCATGGGCTCACTTCTGGGAGAAGATGGAGAAATCAGCTGAAGGGATTGTATTTTATAGCCCTGATTTTAATTTGAACATAGAAAAGTTATGGGAATTGTGAGAGTGGAGGCATCAAGGATCCCAAGGACCACAAAATGGTACAGCTTGGGAGGCTGCAGAACAGCATGAGCTCTGTTAAACTCTCATTTAAACAACACTGAGTTAACTCAGGATTCAGAGGTTCAGATTTCTTTGGAAATGCATGTGTGGGGCAACTGTTTCTCCTTAAAGATATGCTGTCCTGAGCAAGAGCATGGAGAAAACAGGAAACAAGGTAAGGACCAGAGTGCTTTAAACTAAAGCCCTAAAAACGTGCAGAAAGGAGCTAAATAAGAGAagggttattttttaaattattagcaTTTGGACACAGTTATGAATGTTCTGTAGCTGATTATCTCCAAACACCTGTGGGTTTTCTGAGAGAAGAAGTTGGTGTAAATTACATGGAAAGAGTTAAGGCAGACATGAGGAAAGAATTTTGTGAAGAAAAGAGTTAAGCATCACCATAAAGAGGCTCTTCCCAAACAGGACAGGTGGTCATCTGCCAGTAACTACAGAGACAGGGTTGATCCTGTCTTggacagaaaaatgaatgaCCCTTGGCTCTCCCTTGCAGTgctcttttcttcccctgttTAAAGGCCAGGAAAACTGAGGTTATATTAGTACCTTTTAATACTGTTGATTTTTCTATCACAAGAGCATACCCTTAAAACCCTCAAattatgtggttttttttttctcatatgcATAAGATTTTCTAAGCAAGGTTATTTCCCATATTAGCACAAGACCATTCTCTTCAATATAAAAAGGCTTACAGTGTGATGGGAGCTGAAGTGAAACctgtaaaactgaaataaattgtaatttttttccctctaaactGAGGTTTACATATTGTCATTCTTTGGTGCTGCAGccaccacagctctgtgccctaTGAAAGTCAGGGCAAATAATTCAGAATAATCAATAATTCAAGCAAAGTTATCCAAATAATTCAGAATAATCAAAAGCAGTGTTTCCTGCAAATCTTGTTAATTTGACACTGAAGGGCTGGTTTTACTCACCAACTATGGAGATGGGTGGAAGATCTGAGAGGTCCATTTTGCTCCTTCTGGACACATTGCATTCTGTCTTCTCCTCAACGACCAAGTGGGAATCAGCAGCCCTGAACAGGctgtagcagagcaggaggctgaggaaGAGGTTCTTTCTTGCCATTGTGGAGAGGAAAAATTCCATTGTCATGAAAACCAAAGTTGGTCAAAACCTGTAGAAGTGATGCAGAGATATGAATCTCTGCAATGGTTTTCTGTCACGTTGTGCAGCAACAAATCTCTgacaattattttatttccagcaCTTTGCCTCTGGTCCTGGAATACCTAAGATTGTAGTTGTAAAAGTGGAACAATGCTATCTCAAATACAACTCCCTGAGatgttattttttcctaattctttTCTCAAAAGGTTATTTCCCATAAGATGTGAGAGTCCTCCCATATGAGCTTTATAATGGTTATTATATGGCCAAGGGCAGAAACTCAACCACATCATCAATTTTTTCCTAGGAAATCTTGTCTACAAAAATGTGctaaaaaacataaaagaatAATGACAATTTAAACcctctcccccccaccccaaactaTGTTTCCTGTTAATTTTCTggtcttaaaaataaatcatgaaGTAATATCTTGTTTTATTTCACCTCCAAGTGGCTGCTCTAATCCCATTTAAGTCACAGCCATAACTCAAGTGAGTTATAAAAGGCCAGTACTGTGTAGTGTTTATGTGCCTTGGGGCACATAAACACTACACAGTACTGAATAAATTCCAAGATGTGGCAGagtctgggatttggggatacTCATGGAGGCACCTGTGCTGTGCCATTCACCTGAGGTGACAGTCCCTGCAGGGTACACAGGGCGTGTCACCAGCCTGCACTCCTTTTCTTGTACTTTCTTATATTTcaaagctgatttttatttccatgtgcATCAGTTTTCTGCAGTGTCAGGGTTCTGGGAGCCTTGTTCCCCCAGAGGCACTGCCAGTCTCCAGATTTATGGGTGGCTTTGTGTCAGTGAAAAGCTGCTGGATGCAGTAAAAACCAAGTGTTTTGGGCCATTCATCCGGTTGTAAAGACTTCATGGCTAGGGAGTTAAAAGATGAGGAGTCTCTG from Haemorhous mexicanus isolate bHaeMex1 chromosome 18, bHaeMex1.pri, whole genome shotgun sequence harbors:
- the ASIP gene encoding agouti-signaling protein, with product MTMEFFLSTMARKNLFLSLLLCYSLFRAADSHLVVEEKTECNVSRRSKMDLSDLPPISIVDLTRKSQKVSRKEAENKKSSKKNAKRKTSPKPRPPPAANCVPTFKTCKPHLNSCCHYCALCKCRIFQTICQCLMLNPKC